Proteins encoded together in one Bradyrhizobium sp. CB82 window:
- the cysT gene encoding sulfate ABC transporter permease subunit CysT, translating into MGLTLSWLSIIILVPLAGLFLRTLELSPEQFWAILSSRRTLNALRVSFGLAFAAACVNLVMGSIIVWALVRYRFPGRRLFDAIVDVPFALPTAVAGVALTSLFAEKGWLGAPLATLGIKVAFTPLGIFIAMIFIGIPFVVRTVQPVLQDLDPEIEEAAGSLGASRCQTIIRVILPSLGPALLTGLALAFARAVGEYGSVIFIAGNLPNVSEIAPLLIVIRLSEFRYADATAIAVVMLVVSFVIIFAVNRLQRWAQNRIPVH; encoded by the coding sequence ATGGGGCTGACGCTGTCCTGGCTGTCCATCATTATCCTGGTTCCGCTCGCAGGCCTCTTTCTGCGCACGCTCGAGCTCAGCCCCGAGCAGTTCTGGGCCATTCTCTCCAGCCGCCGGACGTTGAACGCGCTGCGCGTGTCCTTCGGGCTCGCTTTCGCGGCGGCCTGCGTCAATCTGGTGATGGGCAGCATCATTGTCTGGGCGCTGGTGCGCTACCGCTTCCCCGGTCGGCGGCTGTTCGACGCCATCGTCGACGTGCCCTTTGCGTTGCCGACCGCAGTCGCCGGCGTTGCGCTGACCTCGCTGTTTGCCGAGAAGGGCTGGCTGGGTGCGCCGCTTGCAACCCTCGGCATCAAGGTGGCGTTCACGCCGCTCGGCATCTTCATCGCCATGATCTTCATCGGCATTCCCTTCGTGGTGCGTACCGTCCAGCCAGTGCTTCAGGACCTCGATCCTGAAATCGAGGAGGCCGCGGGTAGCTTGGGAGCCAGCCGCTGCCAGACCATCATCCGCGTGATCCTGCCCTCTCTGGGGCCCGCATTGCTGACGGGCCTGGCGCTCGCCTTCGCGCGCGCCGTCGGCGAATACGGCTCGGTGATTTTCATCGCCGGCAACCTGCCCAACGTCTCGGAGATCGCGCCGCTCCTGATCGTGATCCGGCTCTCCGAGTTCCGCTATGCCGATGCGACCGCGATCGCGGTCGTGATGCTCGTCGTATCCTTCGTCATCATCTTCGCCGTCAACCGGCTGCAGCGTTGGGCGCAGAACCGGATTCCGGTGCATTGA